From the genome of Spirosomataceae bacterium TFI 002, one region includes:
- a CDS encoding ATP synthase F0 subcomplex C subunit — protein sequence MTLLNILLQAADSGAGLSAMGGAIGAGLAAIGAGIGIGRIGGSAMEGVARQPEAAGKIQSMMIIIAALIEAVALFGVVVGLLAII from the coding sequence ATGACTTTGTTAAACATTCTTTTACAAGCGGCAGACTCAGGTGCAGGTTTATCTGCAATGGGTGGAGCAATTGGAGCTGGATTAGCTGCAATTGGAGCTGGAATTGGTATTGGTAGAATTGGTGGAAGTGCTATGGAAGGTGTAGCTCGTCAACCAGAAGCTGCTGGTAAGATCCAGTCAATGATGATCATCATCGCGGCATTGATCGAGGCGGTTGCCCTTTTCGGTGTTGTTGTTGGTCTTTTGGCTATCATCTAA
- a CDS encoding argininosuccinate synthase has translation MPKVVLAYSGGLDTSFCVKYLTEDKGMEVHSVLVDTGGFSDEEIADIEKKAYELGVKNHFTARVADKYYQKCIKYLIYGNVLKNNTYPLSVSAERIFQATAVAEYAKEIGADAIAHGSTGAGNDQVRFDMAFRIIVPDAEVITPIRDKKLSREAEIEYLKGKGVDRPWHKSTYSINQGLWGTSVGGKETLNSWDNLPESAFPIQVSKRKPKEYKLVFKKGELKGIDGRRFRNPVDAIKRLHALAAPYGIGRDTHVGDTIIGIKGRVGFEAAAPLIIIKAHHLLEKHTLTKWQQYWKQNLAEWYGMTLHEGQFNDPVMRDMEQFFESTQGHVTGEVRVLLSPYKFEILGMRSDYDLMSAEFGSYGEMNNAWNGDDVRGFTKIASNQVMIYEKVKKAAESK, from the coding sequence ATGCCAAAGGTAGTTTTAGCGTATAGCGGAGGATTAGATACCTCTTTTTGTGTAAAGTATTTGACAGAAGACAAAGGAATGGAAGTGCATTCTGTTCTTGTTGATACTGGTGGTTTTAGCGATGAAGAAATCGCAGACATTGAAAAGAAAGCCTATGAGCTAGGTGTTAAAAATCATTTTACGGCACGTGTAGCTGATAAGTACTACCAAAAGTGTATCAAATATTTGATTTACGGGAATGTTCTTAAAAACAATACTTACCCACTTTCTGTAAGTGCAGAGCGTATTTTTCAAGCAACTGCAGTAGCTGAATATGCCAAAGAGATTGGTGCTGATGCAATTGCACATGGAAGTACTGGAGCCGGAAATGACCAAGTAAGATTTGATATGGCATTTAGAATCATAGTTCCTGATGCTGAGGTGATTACGCCAATTCGTGATAAGAAGCTTTCTCGTGAAGCTGAAATAGAATATTTGAAAGGTAAAGGGGTTGATAGGCCTTGGCACAAGTCAACTTACTCTATAAATCAGGGGCTTTGGGGAACGTCTGTTGGTGGAAAAGAAACGCTTAATTCTTGGGATAATTTACCAGAAAGTGCTTTCCCGATTCAAGTTTCAAAAAGAAAGCCAAAAGAGTATAAACTTGTTTTCAAAAAAGGAGAACTAAAAGGAATAGATGGAAGGAGATTTAGGAATCCAGTAGATGCAATTAAAAGATTACATGCACTAGCTGCTCCTTACGGAATTGGTAGAGATACGCATGTCGGAGATACTATTATTGGGATCAAAGGAAGAGTTGGTTTTGAAGCCGCGGCTCCTTTAATTATCATAAAAGCTCACCATTTACTTGAGAAACATACGCTTACTAAGTGGCAGCAATATTGGAAGCAGAATTTGGCAGAATGGTATGGAATGACTTTGCACGAGGGTCAGTTTAATGATCCAGTAATGCGTGACATGGAGCAGTTTTTTGAAAGTACTCAAGGACATGTAACAGGAGAAGTAAGAGTTTTACTTTCGCCATATAAATTTGAAATATTAGGAATGAGGTCAGATTACGACCTCATGTCTGCCGAGTTTGGAAGCTATGGAGAAATGAACAATGCTTGGAACGGAGACGATGTTCGTGGTTTCACCAAAATTGCGTCCAACCAAGTAATGATATACGAAAAGGTTAAAAAGGCTGCTGAGTCAAAATAA
- a CDS encoding ATP synthase F0 subcomplex B subunit: MELLTPAVGLIFWQLLIFTSLFLILRKFAWKPILSALSDRENEIESALKMAEETRAEMAKLKADNENQLAEARKERDKILAEARETSNRMISEAQETAKTEGARIIADTRETLNQERTIMVDNLRKEVADISISIAEKLIRKELTDKKSQQTLVSDLISQANLN; this comes from the coding sequence ATGGAATTATTAACCCCAGCAGTAGGTCTGATTTTTTGGCAGTTATTGATCTTTACTTCACTTTTTCTTATTCTTAGAAAATTTGCATGGAAGCCTATACTTTCAGCTCTTTCAGATAGAGAAAATGAAATTGAATCTGCTCTTAAAATGGCAGAAGAAACTCGTGCCGAAATGGCAAAGTTGAAAGCTGATAATGAAAATCAATTGGCTGAAGCTAGAAAAGAAAGAGATAAGATTTTGGCTGAAGCGAGAGAAACTTCGAATAGAATGATATCTGAAGCACAAGAAACTGCGAAGACAGAAGGTGCACGTATCATTGCAGATACTCGTGAGACTTTGAATCAGGAGCGTACTATAATGGTAGATAACCTGCGTAAGGAAGTTGCTGATATATCTATTTCGATTGCTGAGAAGTTAATTAGAAAAGAATTAACTGATAAAAAGTCTCAACAAACATTGGTATCGGACTTGATAAGTCAAGCGAATTTAAACTAA
- a CDS encoding ATP synthase F0 subcomplex A subunit — protein MIKRLLLTLTLSVFYIVSVSAQEEHKEGQTEHVTQHHGNVVEALHDEKPFDMGGMIMHHILDEHGWEFAHGVKIPLPIILYTADRGLEVFSSSKLDHGQVYNGYQNQHEHIVRVNEAGVVDESVHPLDFSITKNVASLILSALILIVVFLLVSKGYQKNKGKAPSGIQSFLEPVILTIRDEVIKPSIGPKYEGYLPYMLTLFFFILVNNLMGLTPGAANLSGNIAVTLTLALITFVIVHIKANKNYWMHIVAPPGVPGWLKPLFWVIEVIGVFMKPASLTIRLFANITGGHIIILSFIGIIFMFKSWGVGAGVGVIGTFMSMIEIIVAFIQAYIFTLLSSMYIGSAIEEHHDH, from the coding sequence ATGATTAAAAGACTACTTCTAACACTTACATTATCAGTATTTTACATAGTTTCGGTTTCTGCTCAGGAGGAGCATAAAGAAGGTCAAACTGAACATGTTACCCAACATCATGGCAATGTCGTAGAGGCTTTGCACGATGAGAAACCTTTCGATATGGGCGGAATGATCATGCATCACATATTAGATGAGCATGGTTGGGAGTTTGCACATGGTGTGAAAATACCGCTTCCTATTATATTGTATACAGCAGATAGGGGTCTTGAGGTATTTTCTTCAAGCAAGTTAGATCATGGGCAAGTATATAATGGATATCAAAATCAGCACGAACATATTGTAAGAGTTAATGAAGCTGGGGTTGTAGACGAAAGTGTACATCCATTGGATTTTTCCATTACAAAGAATGTGGCTTCACTTATTTTAAGTGCTTTGATATTAATTGTAGTATTTCTTTTAGTTAGTAAAGGCTACCAAAAGAATAAAGGAAAAGCTCCATCTGGAATTCAGTCATTTCTTGAACCTGTAATTTTAACGATTCGTGATGAGGTGATTAAGCCGAGTATTGGACCTAAGTATGAAGGATACCTTCCTTATATGCTTACATTGTTTTTCTTTATTTTGGTAAACAACTTGATGGGTCTTACTCCAGGTGCAGCAAACTTGTCTGGAAATATTGCAGTAACATTAACACTTGCTTTAATAACATTTGTGATTGTTCATATCAAAGCAAATAAGAACTATTGGATGCACATAGTAGCACCTCCAGGAGTACCGGGATGGTTGAAGCCACTTTTTTGGGTTATTGAAGTTATTGGTGTTTTTATGAAGCCAGCATCTTTAACGATTCGTTTATTTGCAAACATTACAGGAGGTCACATTATCATCTTGAGCTTTATTGGAATTATATTCATGTTCAAAAGCTGGGGTGTTGGTGCAGGAGTTGGTGTTATTGGTACGTTCATGAGTATGATTGAGATAATTGTAGCTTTTATTCAAGCTTACATTTTCACTTTATTGTCCTCTATGTATATTGGATCGGCTATAGAAGAGCATCACGATCATTAA
- a CDS encoding gliding motility-associated C-terminal domain-containing protein, translated as MEQVIYRHDFCIKLSKLIEMKMKLNLLTTKKVFGRLVTLVLFAISFGAFAQGPPKPAACNVGNGDGFQDLGKIQAILYNCTDLDKASRSIPVSFEDNGKNYTDVKFYFSVPTDFDLNSPSAANEVAGQKVAGRWIANKTLSPGFHYLLASANDNGTKVKSCTWVEVIDISTAPVVDYSICDPTKVEITLKDDPKNSHEKYVIDWGGTGNKETILKSNITLPHTISRPNTGAEVSVTGWYIRSGNELCNSIPSKINPSVANVPYMDHLELTGQGEGALIKFKNFTAGTKYKLEFSQDGGGGGFNWNVSGDISDGSANIAGLDKTKKYCFRIGATDKCGKVSYSPILCSSNLSATQNGSQSVKLAWNRPSEPSTVPIRITMNKTILNCTTGSCTNRPYINVLDVSMLDNGLNCANTYSYQLTYVFKNSEGKDITVISDMVEVDPKGGSVSIKPLDLVTVGFMANDEETIRIVVGRSDGELYNFYRSNAYANDFFSIGSVLDNQIDDISIDPNSNGYCYKYEFEDVCGILSEPSPEFCTVFLSGNASALNWTPYTFPASVVSNSSDVEYTVEFFDNNVKTWVPRFNTKDTSQGIFDIILNSKESQVKFRVQAKQYVTGTVSPGQFIFSYSNTVVINVPPNVFLPSAFTPNGDGTNDRFEVFQKFIKTSTFVVYDRWGAILFETDNPLIQWDGMDNRGTSPVPAGNYAFRIQGESDAGEKFSKTGTITLIR; from the coding sequence ATGGAACAAGTGATTTATAGGCATGATTTTTGCATTAAACTATCCAAGCTTATTGAGATGAAAATGAAATTGAATTTACTAACTACTAAAAAAGTATTTGGCCGCTTAGTTACACTTGTGCTTTTCGCCATAAGTTTTGGGGCCTTTGCTCAAGGACCACCTAAGCCAGCTGCATGTAATGTTGGCAACGGAGATGGTTTCCAAGATTTGGGTAAAATACAGGCCATTTTGTACAATTGTACTGACTTAGATAAGGCTTCTAGGAGTATTCCTGTTTCTTTTGAAGATAACGGTAAAAACTATACCGACGTTAAATTTTACTTTTCAGTCCCAACTGACTTTGATTTAAACTCGCCATCAGCAGCAAATGAAGTAGCAGGTCAAAAAGTGGCAGGAAGGTGGATAGCTAATAAAACTTTAAGTCCAGGATTTCATTACTTACTTGCTTCAGCAAATGACAATGGAACAAAAGTTAAAAGTTGTACTTGGGTAGAGGTGATCGATATTTCAACTGCTCCAGTTGTTGATTACTCCATTTGCGACCCTACAAAAGTAGAAATAACTCTTAAAGACGATCCGAAAAATAGTCATGAAAAATATGTAATAGATTGGGGTGGAACTGGGAATAAGGAAACAATACTTAAATCAAATATTACTTTGCCCCATACGATTTCAAGGCCCAATACTGGTGCGGAAGTATCCGTAACAGGTTGGTACATACGATCGGGAAATGAACTATGTAATTCTATTCCTTCCAAAATCAACCCTTCAGTAGCAAATGTGCCATACATGGATCACTTAGAATTGACAGGGCAAGGTGAAGGAGCATTAATTAAATTTAAAAACTTCACAGCGGGGACTAAGTATAAGTTAGAATTTTCTCAGGATGGCGGCGGCGGTGGATTTAACTGGAATGTTTCCGGTGATATATCTGATGGGTCGGCTAATATTGCGGGTTTAGATAAAACTAAAAAGTATTGTTTTAGGATTGGAGCAACGGATAAGTGTGGTAAGGTTTCCTACTCACCAATTTTGTGTTCAAGTAATTTAAGTGCAACTCAAAATGGTTCTCAAAGTGTGAAACTAGCATGGAATAGACCTAGTGAGCCATCTACCGTGCCTATTAGAATTACCATGAACAAAACTATTTTAAATTGTACAACGGGAAGTTGTACCAATAGGCCATATATCAATGTATTGGATGTTTCTATGCTTGATAATGGCTTAAATTGTGCAAATACATATTCATATCAATTGACTTATGTTTTTAAAAATTCTGAGGGAAAGGATATTACTGTAATTTCTGACATGGTGGAAGTGGATCCAAAAGGTGGTTCTGTTTCAATAAAGCCTTTGGATTTAGTAACAGTAGGTTTTATGGCAAATGATGAGGAAACAATTAGAATTGTAGTTGGTAGATCAGATGGTGAGCTATATAATTTTTACAGGTCAAATGCATACGCAAATGATTTCTTTTCAATTGGATCTGTCTTGGATAATCAAATCGATGATATTTCAATTGACCCTAATTCGAACGGATATTGTTATAAATATGAATTTGAAGATGTTTGTGGAATTTTGAGTGAGCCTTCACCTGAGTTTTGTACAGTGTTTTTGAGCGGTAATGCAAGTGCTCTTAATTGGACGCCTTATACATTTCCAGCTTCGGTTGTTAGTAATTCTTCTGATGTTGAATACACTGTTGAGTTTTTTGATAACAACGTGAAAACTTGGGTGCCAAGATTCAATACAAAGGATACTTCACAGGGTATTTTTGATATTATATTAAACAGCAAAGAATCTCAAGTTAAGTTTAGAGTTCAGGCGAAGCAGTATGTTACAGGTACGGTTTCTCCAGGCCAGTTTATATTTAGCTATAGCAATACTGTGGTAATAAATGTGCCACCAAATGTTTTCTTACCATCGGCTTTCACTCCAAATGGTGATGGTACAAACGACAGGTTTGAGGTATTTCAGAAATTTATCAAAACGTCTACTTTTGTAGTTTACGATAGATGGGGTGCAATCCTTTTTGAAACCGATAATCCATTAATTCAATGGGATGGTATGGATAATCGTGGAACTTCTCCTGTTCCTGCGGGTAACTATGCTTTCAGAATACAGGGTGAAAGTGATGCGGGTGAGAAATTCTCAAAAACTGGAACAATAACATTGATAAGGTAA
- a CDS encoding dephospho-CoA kinase, whose product MLKVGLTGGIGTGKTTVAQVFSLLGIPIYGADKRAKWLINNDAQLINYIKELLGDNSYLGGFYNSKWVAQQVFANQKLLKKLNKIVHPRVGLDWELWCKAKGSFPYVIKEAAIMGKDSADYIINVTAPSSVRLNRVLQRDKHRSESDILAIISKQSSNEYFAEISSFEIKNGNQDLVIPQVLDIHKQLLLTLKHQS is encoded by the coding sequence ATGCTTAAAGTAGGATTAACAGGTGGTATTGGTACAGGTAAAACAACGGTTGCACAAGTCTTCTCTCTATTAGGTATTCCTATTTATGGGGCAGATAAAAGGGCGAAGTGGCTCATTAATAACGATGCTCAACTGATTAACTATATAAAAGAGCTTTTGGGGGATAATTCTTACTTGGGTGGTTTTTATAACTCAAAATGGGTTGCTCAGCAAGTATTTGCAAATCAAAAACTTTTGAAAAAACTTAATAAAATAGTACATCCAAGAGTAGGTTTAGATTGGGAGCTATGGTGTAAAGCGAAAGGAAGTTTTCCTTATGTGATTAAGGAAGCAGCAATTATGGGTAAGGATTCTGCGGATTATATTATAAATGTAACTGCACCTTCTTCCGTTCGCTTAAATCGAGTTTTACAACGTGACAAACATAGAAGCGAAAGTGATATTCTCGCTATAATATCTAAACAAAGTAGTAATGAGTACTTTGCAGAAATATCAAGCTTTGAGATTAAGAATGGAAATCAAGACTTAGTAATTCCACAAGTACTTGATATTCATAAGCAATTGTTATTAACGCTTAAACATCAGTCTTAG
- a CDS encoding monofunctional biosynthetic peptidoglycan transglycosylase has product MFLKIKRIIYKSILWFFILSIGGVILFKFIPIPFTMTMIGSKLNVEKSYDQFYRWTAIENISKEAQLAVIASEDQLFFEHNGFDIKGIKNAIEKNKKGKKLRGGSTISQQVARNVFLWQKRSWFRKGLEAYFTLLIELVWGKERILEVYLNIAELGPNTFGMKAAAHNFFKKDASKLTRQEAARLAACLPSPRRYSAVNPGGYVQKRTSQIVRQMRALGGTSYLKF; this is encoded by the coding sequence ATGTTTCTCAAAATAAAACGAATTATCTACAAAAGCATTCTTTGGTTTTTTATTCTTTCTATAGGAGGGGTAATTCTTTTCAAATTTATTCCAATCCCGTTTACAATGACAATGATTGGCTCAAAATTGAACGTAGAGAAGTCGTATGACCAATTCTATAGATGGACAGCAATTGAAAACATTTCAAAAGAGGCACAACTGGCAGTAATTGCTTCTGAAGATCAATTATTTTTTGAACACAATGGCTTCGATATCAAAGGAATTAAAAACGCAATTGAAAAAAATAAAAAAGGGAAAAAACTTCGAGGAGGAAGCACCATTTCTCAGCAAGTAGCTCGAAATGTTTTTCTTTGGCAAAAAAGAAGTTGGTTTCGCAAAGGTTTAGAAGCTTACTTCACGCTATTAATAGAACTAGTATGGGGCAAAGAAAGAATACTAGAAGTATATCTCAACATTGCTGAATTGGGACCAAATACTTTCGGAATGAAAGCGGCAGCACACAATTTCTTCAAAAAAGATGCCTCTAAACTTACTCGTCAAGAAGCAGCTAGATTAGCGGCATGTCTTCCAAGTCCGAGAAGATATTCCGCTGTAAATCCGGGCGGGTATGTACAAAAAAGAACCTCCCAGATTGTTCGACAAATGCGAGCTCTAGGAGGCACTTCTTATCTAAAGTTTTAA
- a CDS encoding chromosomal replication initiator protein DnaA, with product MTSELVANEANIAWQNCLKIIKENVSQQSFKTWFEPIIPYRLIGQKLIIQVPSQFFYEWLEDHYVQLLRKALDYSLGKNGQLEYSIIVDSGSKAKNEPTISVEAPKPEKEKPRNSFSNDKSSETIKNPFNLKALEDNGIDSCLNPNYHFSNFIEGDCNRLARAASFAVGERPSLSSFNPLMIYGGVGLGKTHLVQAIGNHIKMSQKGKELFVLYVSSEKFTSQFINSIRENSLQDFMSFYMQVDVLIIDDVQFLSGKEKTQESFFHIFNHLHQNGKQIVMTSDRPPRDLVGMEDRLLSRFKWGLTADLQSPDLETRIAIIQKKIEDEGIDVAFEVIEYLAHSIESNVRELEGVMISLIAQASLMRKTITLELAKTTLNHIVAENEKEVNIDNIMSTVAEEYDVRISDLKSKSRLRNFVIPRQVAMFLTKEHTSLSLKMIGYHFGGRDHSTVIHAIQTINDLSEVDKELATKVNKLRLMFKR from the coding sequence TTGACCTCCGAATTAGTGGCTAACGAAGCCAACATAGCATGGCAAAACTGCCTTAAGATAATAAAGGAAAATGTCTCACAGCAAAGTTTCAAAACTTGGTTTGAGCCAATAATCCCATATCGTCTTATTGGTCAGAAATTGATCATACAAGTACCAAGTCAATTTTTTTATGAATGGCTTGAAGACCATTATGTTCAGTTACTCCGAAAAGCTTTGGATTACTCATTGGGAAAAAATGGTCAACTAGAGTACTCTATAATAGTTGACAGTGGTAGTAAGGCGAAAAATGAGCCAACAATTTCTGTAGAGGCTCCAAAGCCAGAAAAAGAAAAACCTAGAAATTCTTTTTCTAATGATAAAAGCTCAGAAACGATAAAGAATCCATTTAACCTTAAAGCTCTTGAAGATAATGGTATCGATTCTTGCCTAAATCCAAATTACCATTTTTCTAATTTTATAGAAGGAGACTGCAACAGACTTGCTAGAGCAGCGAGTTTCGCTGTTGGAGAGAGGCCAAGTTTATCATCTTTCAACCCACTTATGATTTATGGTGGGGTTGGTTTGGGTAAAACTCACTTAGTTCAAGCGATTGGTAATCATATAAAAATGAGCCAAAAAGGTAAAGAACTATTTGTATTATATGTTTCGTCTGAAAAATTCACCAGTCAATTTATAAATTCTATTAGAGAAAACAGCTTGCAAGACTTTATGTCATTTTATATGCAAGTTGATGTATTGATAATAGATGACGTTCAATTTTTATCAGGAAAAGAAAAGACACAAGAATCTTTTTTCCATATTTTCAATCATTTGCACCAAAATGGAAAGCAAATAGTAATGACTTCCGACCGTCCTCCTCGTGACTTAGTGGGAATGGAAGACAGGTTGCTTTCAAGGTTTAAGTGGGGCCTTACAGCCGACCTGCAATCGCCAGATCTAGAAACTCGCATCGCGATTATTCAGAAGAAAATTGAGGATGAAGGTATAGATGTAGCATTTGAAGTTATTGAATACTTAGCTCACAGCATTGAATCTAATGTTCGTGAACTTGAAGGAGTAATGATTTCACTTATTGCACAAGCCTCACTGATGCGTAAAACTATCACACTTGAGCTTGCAAAAACTACGCTTAATCATATAGTTGCAGAAAACGAAAAAGAGGTAAACATTGACAATATCATGTCAACTGTTGCTGAAGAATACGATGTTAGAATAAGCGATTTGAAAAGTAAATCAAGGCTAAGGAATTTTGTAATACCTAGGCAAGTTGCAATGTTTCTTACTAAAGAACATACTTCCCTTTCTTTAAAAATGATCGGATATCATTTTGGAGGCAGAGACCACAGTACAGTAATTCATGCAATTCAGACAATTAATGACCTTTCTGAAGTAGATAAAGAATTGGCTACTAAGGTCAATAAGCTAAGACTGATGTTTAAGCGTTAA
- a CDS encoding 3,4-dihydroxy 2-butanone 4-phosphate synthase / GTP cyclohydrolase II, which translates to MSQSILDPVEEAINAIKEGKVVIVVDDEDRENEGDFICAAEKVTPELVNFMVKEGRGLMCAPLTPDRCAELELEMMVGKNTATHETPFTISVDLLGNGCTTGISASDRAKTILALVDSNTKPSDLGRPGHIFPLKSVKGGVLRRAGHTEAAIDLAMLAGLQPAGVLIEILNENGTMARLPQLRILADKFDLKLISIKDLISYRLENESLIKREIGVQMPTQWGNFDMIAFRQTNNNQLHLALKKGSWEKDEPVMVRVHSSCVTGDIFGSCRCDCGPQLHKSMEMVEKEGKGLVLYMNQEGRGIGLLNKLKAYKLQEQGRDTVEANLELGFNMDERDYGVGAQILRDLSISKIKLITNNPKKRVGLMGYGLEIVETIPVEIKSNPHNEAYLKTKRDKMGHTILQ; encoded by the coding sequence ATGAGCCAAAGTATATTAGATCCGGTAGAAGAAGCAATTAATGCTATAAAAGAAGGTAAAGTAGTCATCGTGGTAGATGATGAGGATCGCGAAAATGAAGGGGATTTTATATGTGCTGCCGAAAAGGTCACCCCAGAACTTGTGAACTTCATGGTTAAAGAAGGTCGCGGACTTATGTGTGCTCCTTTAACACCTGATAGATGTGCAGAACTAGAGTTAGAAATGATGGTAGGTAAAAATACTGCTACTCACGAAACTCCATTTACAATTTCAGTGGATTTGTTAGGTAATGGTTGCACCACTGGAATCTCTGCTTCGGATAGAGCTAAAACTATCCTAGCATTGGTTGACAGTAATACAAAACCTAGCGATTTAGGCCGACCAGGTCATATATTCCCTTTGAAAAGTGTAAAAGGCGGAGTACTGCGAAGAGCAGGCCATACTGAAGCGGCTATCGATTTAGCAATGCTTGCCGGACTTCAACCTGCTGGCGTTTTAATAGAAATATTAAATGAAAACGGTACAATGGCTCGTTTACCACAACTTCGAATTTTGGCAGACAAATTTGACCTTAAACTTATAAGTATAAAAGACCTTATTTCTTACCGATTAGAAAATGAGTCGCTAATTAAAAGAGAGATTGGTGTTCAAATGCCCACCCAATGGGGGAATTTTGACATGATTGCTTTCAGACAAACCAATAATAACCAACTGCACCTAGCCCTGAAAAAAGGAAGTTGGGAAAAAGATGAACCTGTTATGGTACGAGTTCACTCAAGCTGTGTAACTGGTGATATTTTTGGATCGTGTAGGTGCGATTGTGGGCCTCAACTTCACAAATCAATGGAAATGGTTGAAAAGGAAGGTAAAGGATTGGTATTATACATGAATCAGGAAGGTCGAGGAATTGGGCTTTTAAACAAACTTAAAGCCTACAAATTGCAAGAGCAAGGTCGAGATACTGTAGAAGCAAACTTGGAACTAGGCTTCAATATGGATGAAAGAGATTATGGCGTAGGAGCACAAATCTTACGAGACCTTTCAATTTCAAAAATTAAATTAATTACAAATAACCCTAAGAAGAGAGTAGGACTCATGGGATACGGTTTAGAAATAGTTGAAACTATCCCTGTAGAAATAAAGTCAAACCCTCACAATGAAGCATATCTCAAGACAAAAAGAGATAAAATGGGGCATACAATATTACAATAG
- a CDS encoding NAD(P)-dependent dehydrogenase, short-chain alcohol dehydrogenase family, with the protein MNIDLQFEKVLLTGASRGIGKAIFTQLVDSKATVISHSISPLQENVKQNYKSHLYADLSSEAETIRLFEEAVKIQPELNNVILNAGIFEPHSLEANFHDWLRTWNKTIQINLNAAGILTRLALEHFKKIGGGRLIFISSRAANRGETEEYLAYAASKGGLTSLAKSVARSFGEYNIKSFVVAPGFVKTAMADQFINEYGEQRVLDELSLKELTKPEDLAPLIALMVSGMMDHATGTTIDVNAGSYIR; encoded by the coding sequence ATGAATATTGATTTACAATTCGAGAAAGTTTTGCTCACTGGAGCGAGTAGGGGAATCGGTAAGGCGATCTTTACACAATTGGTGGATAGTAAAGCGACAGTGATAAGTCATAGTATAAGCCCATTGCAAGAAAATGTAAAGCAAAATTATAAGTCACATTTGTATGCCGATCTAAGTAGTGAAGCTGAGACTATTCGTTTATTTGAAGAGGCAGTGAAGATTCAACCCGAGCTGAATAATGTGATTTTGAATGCTGGAATCTTTGAGCCTCATTCTCTCGAGGCTAATTTCCATGATTGGTTGAGGACTTGGAATAAGACCATTCAAATAAACTTAAATGCAGCAGGTATCCTCACTCGACTTGCATTAGAGCATTTTAAGAAAATAGGAGGTGGCAGGTTGATTTTTATTAGTTCACGAGCCGCAAATAGGGGAGAAACGGAAGAGTATCTCGCTTATGCAGCTTCTAAAGGAGGCTTGACGTCATTAGCCAAGTCAGTAGCACGTTCCTTTGGTGAGTACAACATAAAATCTTTTGTAGTTGCACCTGGATTTGTCAAAACTGCAATGGCGGATCAGTTTATCAATGAATATGGTGAACAAAGAGTACTCGATGAATTATCTCTAAAAGAGTTAACAAAGCCAGAAGACCTAGCACCATTAATTGCATTAATGGTGTCAGGTATGATGGATCACGCCACGGGAACAACCATTGACGTTAATGCTGGCAGCTACATTCGGTAA